In Arthrobacter sp. B3I4, the following proteins share a genomic window:
- the rplA gene encoding 50S ribosomal protein L1 → MAKRSKAYEAAAAKIDAEKFYAPFEAVTLAKDTNPSKFDATVEVAFRLGVDPRKADQMVRGTVNLPHGTGKVARVLVFATGDKAEAAVAAGADFVGSDDLIEKISGGWTDFDAAVATPDLMGKVGRLGKVLGPRNLMPNPKTGTVTADVTKAVNDIKGGKIDFRVDKHSNLHFIIGKVSFDAVKLAENYAAALEEVLRLKPSASKGRYIQKATVATTFGPGISVDPNVTKVLTEV, encoded by the coding sequence ATGGCAAAGCGCAGCAAAGCATATGAGGCAGCCGCCGCCAAGATCGACGCGGAGAAGTTCTACGCGCCGTTCGAGGCAGTGACCCTCGCCAAGGACACCAACCCGTCCAAGTTCGACGCGACCGTTGAGGTTGCGTTCCGCCTCGGCGTTGACCCGCGCAAGGCTGACCAGATGGTCCGCGGCACGGTCAACCTGCCCCACGGCACCGGCAAGGTTGCCCGCGTCCTGGTCTTCGCCACGGGCGACAAGGCAGAGGCCGCAGTCGCAGCCGGCGCCGACTTCGTGGGTTCCGATGACCTGATCGAAAAGATCTCCGGCGGCTGGACCGACTTCGACGCCGCCGTCGCAACCCCTGACCTCATGGGCAAGGTTGGCCGCCTCGGTAAGGTGCTGGGCCCGCGTAACCTGATGCCGAACCCGAAGACCGGCACCGTGACCGCTGACGTCACCAAGGCTGTCAACGACATCAAGGGCGGCAAGATCGACTTCCGCGTCGACAAGCACTCGAACCTGCACTTCATCATTGGCAAGGTTTCCTTCGACGCCGTGAAGCTGGCCGAGAACTACGCAGCCGCACTGGAAGAGGTCCTCCGCCTCAAGCCGTCCGCTTCCAAGGGCCGCTACATCCAGAAGGCAACCGTGGCCACCACGTTCGGCCCGGGCATCTCGGTTGACCCCAACGTCACCAAGGTTCTGACCGAGGTCTAA
- a CDS encoding GNAT family N-acetyltransferase, producing MTNAPYRIEPLNLPANLGDPDAGDFLEHSDLCDALALEASGSLDRTTTAQARLRFWQDDAYTQTRIHFVRVDGRMAARSSVRFGQRENLDRAGLHVAVLADYAGRGIGRALLHHAEAAAAALGRSVFLTSTQHRADFDPAAPEVVKPATGAGALPAKARGVRFAAAAGYRLEQVERYSRLDVAAAKPRLDGLEAEARTKAGGYELLTWTDRCPDEYAAQLAVLMSRMSTDAPSGGISYEQEIWDVARVRHVEDTWKRAGNISLVAAARHRDSGQLAAYSVLELAPGKPWLAEQDDTLVAAAHRGHRLGMLVKIANLRRLADYPAVERVTTFNAAENDHMLAINVALGFEPAGWDGEWQRTAAADGTAATKAAPE from the coding sequence GTGACTAACGCTCCCTACCGCATCGAACCCCTCAACCTGCCCGCTAACCTCGGCGACCCCGACGCCGGGGACTTCCTCGAACACAGTGACTTGTGCGACGCGCTGGCGCTGGAGGCGTCGGGCAGCCTGGACCGCACAACGACGGCGCAGGCGCGCTTGCGCTTCTGGCAGGACGACGCGTACACGCAGACGAGAATCCACTTTGTCCGCGTCGACGGCCGGATGGCAGCGAGGTCATCGGTCCGCTTCGGACAACGGGAGAACCTCGACCGTGCCGGGCTGCACGTCGCGGTGCTGGCGGACTACGCCGGCCGCGGCATCGGACGGGCGCTGCTGCACCACGCCGAGGCGGCCGCCGCTGCGCTGGGCCGCAGCGTCTTCTTGACTTCAACCCAGCACCGCGCGGACTTCGACCCAGCCGCGCCCGAGGTGGTGAAACCTGCCACTGGTGCCGGTGCCCTGCCTGCCAAGGCCCGCGGGGTACGCTTCGCCGCGGCGGCCGGGTACCGGCTGGAACAGGTGGAACGGTACAGCCGGCTGGACGTCGCGGCGGCAAAGCCCCGCCTGGACGGCCTGGAGGCAGAGGCCCGCACCAAAGCAGGCGGCTATGAACTGCTGACCTGGACAGACCGCTGCCCGGACGAATATGCGGCCCAACTGGCGGTCCTGATGTCGCGGATGAGCACCGACGCCCCCAGTGGCGGCATCAGTTACGAGCAGGAGATCTGGGATGTCGCCCGCGTCCGGCACGTCGAAGATACGTGGAAGCGCGCCGGCAACATCTCTCTCGTGGCCGCCGCCCGGCACCGGGACAGCGGCCAGCTGGCTGCCTACTCGGTGCTGGAGCTGGCACCCGGCAAGCCGTGGCTGGCCGAGCAGGACGACACCCTGGTCGCCGCCGCCCATCGCGGCCACCGCCTGGGCATGCTGGTCAAAATCGCCAACCTCCGGCGCCTGGCCGACTACCCCGCCGTCGAACGGGTAACGACCTTTAACGCCGCCGAAAACGACCACATGCTGGCCATCAACGTCGCGCTCGGCTTCGAACCCGCCGGCTGGGACGGTGAGTGGCAGCGAACCGCCGCAGCAGACGGCACGGCTGCGACGAAGGCAGCTCCCGAGTAA
- a CDS encoding GNAT family N-acetyltransferase: protein MANEVRVEQLWIPDSLDGPDAADFLAAVEVARKVRMQTWGSDDLAYAPLEKLLEMADPYERQVILVAKIDGEIVGTADIALPLADNLDLAELALDILPEFQHRGVGRQLLEAAERFALDEGRRTILIDTNHPGVTLADSQAGQLIPGTGLGFVPLNSREVEFAQRTGYTLQHIEQFSSCTLPLDSKLVADLQAEAEEANAGRYRLHHWTDRCPEQWLEAVAALENSAGEDGIPGQDDGDLVFDAGILRGAEEVAIAQGRRTVVTAVEEIASGSLVGLTTISVLALRPDVVFQDDTLVLRAHRGNKLGLLIKVANMERLSEQFPDARVLYTWSAPENRYLLTVNQKLGFTTAGVTGIWQKELPDFRPSVS, encoded by the coding sequence ATGGCAAACGAGGTCAGGGTCGAGCAGCTCTGGATCCCGGATTCGTTGGACGGACCGGATGCAGCAGATTTCCTCGCCGCCGTCGAGGTGGCGCGCAAAGTCCGGATGCAGACCTGGGGGAGCGATGACCTTGCCTACGCCCCGCTCGAAAAACTCCTGGAGATGGCAGACCCCTACGAACGCCAGGTCATCCTGGTCGCCAAGATCGACGGCGAGATCGTGGGCACGGCGGACATCGCCCTGCCGCTGGCTGACAACCTCGACCTGGCCGAGCTCGCCCTGGATATCCTGCCGGAATTCCAGCACCGCGGCGTGGGCCGGCAGTTGCTGGAGGCCGCGGAACGGTTCGCCCTCGACGAGGGCAGACGGACCATCCTGATCGATACGAACCATCCGGGCGTGACCCTCGCGGACAGCCAGGCCGGGCAGCTGATTCCCGGCACGGGGCTCGGCTTCGTTCCCCTGAACAGCCGGGAGGTGGAGTTTGCCCAGCGCACCGGATATACCCTGCAACACATCGAACAGTTCAGCTCCTGCACTCTGCCGCTGGACAGCAAGCTCGTCGCCGATCTGCAGGCCGAGGCGGAGGAAGCCAACGCCGGGCGGTACCGGCTGCACCACTGGACCGACCGCTGTCCGGAACAGTGGCTTGAGGCAGTGGCGGCGCTGGAAAACAGTGCAGGGGAAGACGGAATCCCGGGGCAAGACGACGGGGATCTGGTGTTCGACGCCGGCATCCTGCGCGGAGCTGAGGAAGTTGCCATCGCGCAGGGACGCCGGACGGTGGTCACTGCCGTCGAGGAGATCGCCAGCGGCTCCCTAGTGGGGCTGACGACTATCAGTGTTCTGGCGCTGCGACCCGACGTCGTTTTCCAGGACGACACGCTCGTCCTGCGGGCGCACCGCGGTAACAAGCTGGGCCTGCTGATCAAGGTCGCCAACATGGAGCGGCTCAGTGAACAGTTCCCGGATGCGCGGGTGCTCTACACCTGGAGCGCCCCGGAAAACCGCTACCTGCTGACGGTCAACCAGAAGCTGGGCTTCACCACCGCCGGCGTGACGGGCATCTGGCAAAAGGAGCTGCCAGACTTCAGGCCCAGCGTCAGCTGA
- the rplJ gene encoding 50S ribosomal protein L10 produces the protein MATPSKVSAVAEITNDFKESNAAVLTEYRGLTVAQLKQLRVSLGQETKFSVVKNTLTAIAAKEAGVEAFDGQLAGPTAIAFIKGDAVAAAKSLTDFAKANKQLVIKTGYFEGKALNASEVAALAALESRELQLAKVAGVLKAPAAAAARIIDALRLKLEEENGAPAAAEAPAAEEAPAAEAPAAEAEAPAEAAAPEEN, from the coding sequence ATGGCAACGCCTAGCAAGGTTTCAGCAGTAGCTGAGATCACTAACGATTTCAAGGAATCGAACGCCGCTGTCCTGACCGAATACCGCGGGCTCACCGTTGCACAGCTCAAGCAGCTGCGTGTTTCTCTCGGCCAGGAAACCAAGTTCTCGGTCGTCAAGAACACCCTTACCGCCATTGCAGCCAAGGAAGCCGGCGTCGAAGCATTCGACGGCCAGCTTGCCGGTCCCACTGCAATCGCGTTCATCAAGGGTGACGCAGTTGCCGCTGCCAAGAGCCTGACGGATTTTGCCAAGGCCAACAAGCAGCTGGTCATCAAGACCGGTTACTTCGAGGGCAAGGCACTGAACGCCAGCGAAGTTGCTGCCCTGGCAGCACTCGAGTCCCGCGAGCTGCAGCTCGCCAAGGTTGCCGGCGTCCTCAAGGCCCCTGCTGCCGCTGCTGCACGCATCATCGACGCACTGCGCCTCAAGCTTGAAGAGGAGAACGGTGCACCGGCAGCTGCCGAAGCACCCGCCGCTGAAGAAGCCCCCGCCGCAGAAGCACCCGCAGCAGAAGCCGAGGCTCCGGCCGAAGCCGCAGCTCCCGAAGAGAACTAA
- the rplL gene encoding 50S ribosomal protein L7/L12 yields the protein MAKLTNEELIEAFKELTIIELSEFVKLFEETFEVTAAAVAVAGPAGGAAEEVEEKTDFDVVLESAGEKKIAVIKEVRAITSLGLKEAKDLVDSAPKAVLEGATKEAAEKAKEQLEAAGATVTLK from the coding sequence ATGGCGAAGCTCACCAACGAAGAGCTCATTGAAGCTTTCAAGGAACTGACCATCATCGAGCTCTCCGAGTTCGTCAAGCTCTTCGAAGAGACCTTCGAAGTTACCGCTGCTGCTGTTGCTGTTGCTGGCCCCGCCGGCGGCGCAGCTGAAGAGGTTGAAGAGAAGACTGACTTCGACGTCGTCCTCGAATCTGCTGGCGAAAAGAAGATCGCAGTGATCAAGGAAGTTCGCGCCATCACCTCCCTCGGCCTCAAGGAAGCCAAGGACCTGGTTGACAGCGCACCGAAGGCTGTTCTCGAAGGCGCCACCAAGGAAGCTGCTGAGAAGGCAAAGGAGCAGCTCGAAGCTGCCGGCGCCACCGTTACCCTCAAGTAA
- a CDS encoding bifunctional UDP-sugar hydrolase/5'-nucleotidase, with amino-acid sequence MTDPNPSLSRRAMLTAAFVGGSAAAAAFSGAPAAQAAPGGQASAKKQFTLTVLGTTDLHNNVFNWDYFKDAAYSDNAGNKIGIAQASTLIKAVRAERGAANTLTIDSGDTIQGTPLAYYFAKINPISDSVKHPMALAMNAVGYDAVALGNHEFNYGIPMLRTWEKQLDFPLLGANVHDAGTGQHAFTPYILKRVKTENGWLTVGLVGFVTPGCALWDRDNVQGKLDFNGIVEEAKTVIPQMKAAGADVVIVSSHSGATPGSSYGDALPFAENASTQLAEEVPGIDAILVGHAHLEIPERFVTNKATGRQVLLTEPLKWGMRVAVIDLALVKDQGRWSVASAHSHLLDAKTVEADPAVVSAVQAGHEATVKYVNQVIGTSTAPLSTADACWSDSAAIDAINYVQASTIKAELANGPAAGLPVLSIAAAFSRSVDVKAGPLTIRDVAGLYIFDNTLLSIKVTGAQVKAYLEWSAQYFKPVSGTTARAADVTNAATALAPNGTPDYNYDVVYGLDAPLDYEIDLARPVGDRIANLTYGGSPLAADKEFALAINNYRQSGGGNFPAVKTAPVLSNSQQEIRQRIIDYVVDRGTLDSAVFSQSNWRLTVDGAPLTVTA; translated from the coding sequence ATGACTGATCCGAACCCTTCGCTCTCCCGTCGCGCCATGCTCACCGCGGCCTTCGTCGGCGGAAGCGCCGCTGCCGCCGCATTCTCCGGCGCCCCGGCGGCACAGGCTGCGCCGGGCGGGCAGGCCAGCGCAAAGAAGCAGTTCACGTTGACCGTGCTGGGGACCACCGACCTGCACAACAACGTCTTCAACTGGGACTACTTCAAGGACGCCGCCTACTCGGACAATGCGGGCAACAAGATCGGCATTGCGCAGGCCTCCACGCTGATCAAGGCCGTCCGGGCGGAGCGCGGTGCCGCCAACACGCTCACCATCGACTCCGGCGACACCATCCAGGGCACGCCGCTGGCCTACTACTTCGCCAAGATCAACCCGATCTCCGACAGCGTCAAGCACCCCATGGCGCTGGCCATGAACGCTGTTGGCTACGACGCTGTCGCCCTCGGCAACCACGAATTCAACTACGGCATCCCGATGCTGCGGACCTGGGAAAAGCAGCTCGACTTCCCGCTGCTCGGCGCCAACGTGCACGACGCCGGCACCGGCCAGCACGCCTTCACCCCGTACATCCTCAAGCGGGTCAAAACCGAGAACGGCTGGCTGACCGTCGGGCTCGTGGGATTCGTGACCCCCGGCTGCGCACTCTGGGACCGCGACAACGTCCAGGGCAAGCTCGACTTCAACGGCATCGTGGAGGAAGCCAAAACCGTCATCCCGCAGATGAAGGCGGCCGGCGCCGACGTCGTCATCGTTTCCAGCCACTCCGGGGCGACGCCGGGCTCCTCGTACGGCGATGCGCTGCCCTTCGCGGAAAACGCGTCCACCCAGCTCGCCGAGGAGGTTCCGGGGATCGACGCCATCCTGGTCGGGCACGCCCACCTGGAGATCCCGGAGCGCTTCGTCACCAATAAGGCCACCGGCCGGCAGGTGCTCCTGACCGAGCCGCTGAAATGGGGCATGCGCGTCGCCGTGATCGACCTGGCCCTGGTCAAGGACCAGGGCCGGTGGAGCGTCGCTTCCGCGCATTCCCACCTCCTGGACGCCAAGACGGTCGAGGCCGACCCCGCCGTCGTCAGCGCGGTGCAGGCAGGCCACGAGGCAACCGTCAAGTACGTCAACCAGGTGATCGGAACGTCCACCGCGCCGCTCAGCACGGCGGACGCGTGCTGGTCCGACTCCGCGGCGATCGACGCCATCAACTACGTGCAGGCCAGCACCATCAAGGCCGAACTTGCCAACGGCCCGGCTGCCGGCCTGCCGGTGCTCTCCATCGCTGCGGCTTTCTCCCGCTCGGTGGACGTCAAGGCCGGGCCGCTGACCATCAGGGATGTGGCCGGGCTGTACATCTTCGACAACACCCTGCTGTCCATCAAGGTCACCGGCGCCCAGGTCAAGGCCTACCTCGAATGGTCCGCGCAGTACTTCAAGCCGGTCTCCGGCACGACGGCGCGCGCGGCGGACGTCACGAACGCCGCCACCGCGCTGGCGCCCAACGGCACGCCGGACTACAACTACGACGTCGTCTACGGACTGGATGCGCCGCTGGACTATGAGATCGACCTGGCCCGGCCGGTGGGGGACCGGATCGCAAACCTCACCTACGGCGGCTCGCCGCTGGCGGCGGACAAGGAATTCGCGCTGGCTATCAACAACTACCGGCAAAGCGGCGGCGGCAACTTCCCGGCCGTCAAGACGGCGCCGGTGCTTTCCAACAGCCAGCAGGAGATCCGGCAGCGCATCATCGACTACGTCGTGGACCGCGGCACCCTGGACTCGGCCGTCTTCAGCCAGAGCAACTGGCGGCTGACGGTCGACGGCGCTCCGCTGACCGTCACCGCCTGA
- a CDS encoding aminoacyl-tRNA deacylase, giving the protein MSIPGPRLTGEQTADGAGRERFLADAAARGLTVELVQRRAACSLAEAAGILGIRPADIVKSLVVKHKDGSFLFALVPGDRQISWPKLRQLVGVNKLSLPSAEVALAATGYERGTITPLGSTSAWPVYADSTVTGRRISMGAGEHGYSAFVDADALTAALGAVVADITDPA; this is encoded by the coding sequence ATGAGCATCCCCGGACCCCGACTGACCGGAGAGCAGACGGCGGACGGCGCCGGCCGGGAGCGTTTCCTGGCCGACGCCGCCGCCCGCGGGCTTACGGTGGAACTGGTGCAGCGCCGGGCAGCCTGCAGCCTGGCGGAGGCCGCCGGCATCCTCGGCATTCGGCCCGCCGACATCGTCAAGTCCCTGGTCGTCAAGCACAAGGACGGCAGCTTCCTGTTCGCGCTGGTACCAGGCGACCGCCAGATTTCCTGGCCCAAGCTCCGCCAGCTGGTCGGTGTCAACAAGCTCTCGCTGCCCAGTGCCGAGGTGGCGCTGGCCGCCACGGGCTATGAGCGCGGGACGATCACCCCGCTCGGCAGCACGTCCGCATGGCCGGTCTACGCCGACAGCACCGTCACCGGACGGCGGATCTCAATGGGCGCCGGGGAGCACGGCTACAGCGCTTTCGTCGACGCCGATGCCCTCACCGCGGCCCTCGGCGCCGTCGTCGCCGATATCACCGACCCTGCCTAG
- a CDS encoding acetyl-CoA C-acetyltransferase, translating to MSNSADNNDVVILAAARTPQGRLNGQLASFTAVELGTHAIRAALAASGVSPAQVDSVIMGQVLQAGAGQNPARQSAIGAGIGWNVPTVTINKVCLSGLTAVIDAARMIRSGDATVVVAGGQESMSRAPHLLPGSRQGWTYGSVQALDVAAHDGLTDAFDGQSMGLSTETKNVTLGIDRTSQDEVAAASHQRAATAGKDGVFDGEIAPISVKQRKGEPITVATDEGVRPDTSVSSLAGLRAAFATDGTITAGNSSPLSDGAAALVLTSRKFAEEQGLEYLAVVGKPGQVAGPDNSLHSQPSNAIKSALEKAGWTTADLDFIEINEAFGSVAVQSLKDLDYPLEQCNIHGGAIALGHPIGASGARLALHAAHELKRRGTGKAAVSLCGGGGQGEALLLYRD from the coding sequence ATGAGCAACTCCGCGGACAACAACGATGTTGTCATCCTAGCCGCCGCCCGCACCCCGCAGGGCCGGCTCAACGGGCAGCTGGCCAGCTTCACCGCCGTCGAGCTGGGCACCCATGCGATCCGCGCAGCCCTCGCCGCCAGCGGAGTGAGCCCGGCCCAGGTTGACTCGGTCATCATGGGGCAGGTCCTGCAGGCCGGTGCCGGGCAGAACCCTGCCCGGCAGAGCGCCATCGGCGCCGGAATCGGCTGGAACGTCCCCACCGTCACCATCAACAAGGTCTGCCTCTCGGGCCTCACTGCCGTGATCGACGCCGCCCGGATGATCCGCAGCGGCGACGCGACCGTCGTCGTTGCCGGCGGCCAGGAGTCCATGAGCCGGGCACCGCATCTGCTCCCGGGCTCGCGGCAGGGCTGGACGTACGGTTCGGTGCAGGCACTCGATGTCGCGGCCCACGACGGCCTCACTGACGCTTTCGACGGCCAGTCGATGGGCCTGTCCACGGAAACCAAGAACGTCACCCTGGGCATCGACCGCACCTCTCAGGACGAGGTGGCTGCGGCCTCGCACCAGCGCGCCGCCACCGCAGGGAAGGACGGGGTCTTCGACGGCGAGATCGCCCCGATCAGCGTCAAGCAGCGCAAGGGCGAGCCGATCACGGTGGCAACCGACGAGGGCGTCCGGCCGGACACCAGCGTGTCCTCGCTGGCCGGGCTGCGGGCAGCGTTCGCCACCGACGGCACCATCACCGCCGGCAACTCCTCCCCGCTCTCCGACGGGGCGGCCGCCCTGGTCCTGACCTCGCGGAAGTTCGCCGAGGAACAGGGCCTGGAGTACCTCGCCGTGGTCGGCAAGCCGGGCCAGGTGGCGGGGCCGGACAACTCGCTGCACTCGCAGCCTTCCAACGCAATCAAGAGCGCGCTGGAGAAGGCCGGCTGGACCACCGCGGACCTCGACTTCATTGAGATCAACGAGGCGTTCGGTTCCGTGGCGGTGCAGTCCCTCAAGGATCTGGACTACCCGCTGGAGCAGTGCAACATCCACGGCGGGGCCATCGCCCTGGGCCATCCGATCGGCGCCTCCGGAGCGCGGCTGGCGCTGCACGCAGCGCACGAGCTGAAGCGGCGCGGCACCGGTAAAGCCGCGGTCTCGCTGTGCGGTGGCGGCGGACAGGGCGAGGCCCTGCTCCTCTACCGCGACTGA